A stretch of the Gracilinanus agilis isolate LMUSP501 chromosome 4, AgileGrace, whole genome shotgun sequence genome encodes the following:
- the WNK4 gene encoding serine/threonine-protein kinase WNK4 isoform X2, whose product MLAPPAPDPPVPMSQTEADLALRSPPPPSPAGAPRLGPAPRRMRRFSGKGELRPRSTRFSRRSSVDLGLLSTWSEPAPPLPDPPGPPDLSSPGSPKSLQPSSGEQAEGAPSGGLAGKPGDLERPELSGSGGGLGFGEMLQSPGGVAPERLREQEEKEDTETQAVATSPDGRYLKFDIEIGRGSFKTVYRGLDTDTTVEVAWCELQTRKLSRAERQRFSEEVEMLKGLQHPNIVRFYDSWKSVLKGQVCIVLVTELMTSGTLKTYLRRFREMKPRVLQRWSRQILRGLHFLHSRDPPILHRDLKCDNVFITGPTGSVKIGDLGLATLKRTSFAKSVIGTPEFMAPEMYEEKYDEAVDVYAFGMCMLEMATSEYPYSECQNAAQIYRKVTSGTKPNSFHKVKIPELKEIIEGCIRTDKNERFTIQDLLAHAFFREERGVHVELAEEDDGEKQGLKLWLRMEDARRVGRPRDNQAIEFLFQLGRDAAEEVAQEMVALGLVCEADYQPVARAVRERVAAIQRKREKLRRARETEQIPPPPGPPPVIAPTAPGPETPFLPEPEEPEADQHQPFLFRHASYSSTTSDCETDGYLSSSGFIENSDPVLQPPGREPSSPADPQISLPSAFALSIPRSGPASDFSPGDSYTSDAASGLSDVGEGPGRMRRPPGRSPKRRPRSRLRVTSVSDQNDRVVECQLQTHNSKMVTFRFDLDGDSPEEIAAAMVYNEFILPSEQNGFLGRIREIIQRVETLLRREGGPVGASGDAPAPQEEPTIPALPGPLSLPVSETNSTSLEQRNWTSFPSSPLSPGLPLSPGYPLSPGNPFSPGPSFPIANPHLPITSSPYPLASSQFPSSPSQFPITTSQHPSVPPFPLNSLPPVSPSSQFPITSSQFPPSPSTYPSTSLPTFSPNSSPSPITSPQYPPSTSSFLPSSPPPFPPSCSQFTLSTSSFPPSPSPPLPPPPSTPLLSLAGAFSLAVMTVAQSLLTPQPELLPRPPSPPAPLPSPPASLVPGGLESSPTSKAEEENGATLSSQSLLVETRLSPITEEGKPQLVGRFQVTSSKEPAEPLLQEPPAPPPGSPEPCTPLLAPESSDTEDSAGGGPETGEALAESDRAAEGLGPGAEGEDGQEERESWMGSSPPPPSQPSPVWLNYTYNSLCLSSGDSESSGEDEEIWAELQNLRQKHLSEVETLQMMQKKEIEDLYSRLGKQPPPGIVAPATMLSSRQRRISKGSFPASRRNSLQRLEPPPPGKVLQLLFLQQAPSSLVSFRPRVPTLVGVARPPPHLLSWFLSLSIHPFPRHYEKELFKWQQHWLSRTATKQGGDIRWGFWQDVSPELKQCGTRGELLPSGPAP is encoded by the exons ATGCTGGCTCCCCCTGCTCCGGATCCCCCTGTTCCTATGTCTCAGACCGAGGCGGACCTGGCGCTGAGGTCTCCGCCGCCTCCCTCTCCTGCCGGGGCTCCTCGCCTCGGCCCGGCACCCCGGCGGATGCGTCGCTTCTCCGGAAAAGGGGAGCTCCGACCACGTTCCACGCGTTTCAGCCGCCGCAGTTCAGTGGACCTGGGGCTCCTGAGTACTTGGTCTGAGCCCGCCCCGCCCCTCCCTGATCCCCCGGGCCCTCCGGATTTAAGCAGCCCGGGTTCCCCCAAGTCCTTACAGCCTAGCTCCGGGGAGCAGGCGGAGGGCGCACCGAGCGGGGGTCTtgcagggaagccaggagatctAGAGCGTCCGGAACTCTCAGGGTCGGGGGGAGGCCTGGGTTTCGGGGAGATGCTGCAGAGCCCCGGTGGGGTGGCGCCGGAGAGGCTACGAGaacaggaggagaaggaagatacaGAGACGCAGGCTGTGGCCACGTCCCCGGACGGCCGCTATCTTAAGTTCGACATCGAGATCGGACGTGGCTCCTTTAAGACTGTCTATAGGGGTTTGGACACGGATACTACGGTGGAGGTCGCCTGGTGTGAACTGCAG ACTCGGAAACTGTCCCGGGCGGAGAGGCAGCGTTTCTCCGAGGAAGTGGAGATGTTGAAAGGGCTGCAGCACCCGAATATCGTCCGCTTCTACGACTCATGGAAATCTGTACTGAAGGGCCAGGTCTGCATCGTGCTAGTCACTGAACTTATGACTTCGGGCACTCTCAAGAC aTACCTGAGGCGATTCCGGGAAATGAAGCCTCGGGTTCTTCAGCGCTGGAGCCGACAGATCCTGCGTGGGCTGCACTTTTTGCACTCGCGGGACCCTCCTATCTTGCACCGGGACCTCAAGTGCGATAATGTCTTTATTACCGGTCCCACTGGCTCCGTCAAAATCGGGGACCTTGGCCTGGCCACACTGAAGCGCACCTCATTTGCCAAAAGCGTCATCG GGACCCCGGAATTCATGGCACCTGAGATGTACGAGGAGAAATACGATGAGGCAGTGGATGTGTATGCATTTGGCATGTGCATGTTGGAGATGGCCACTTCGGAGTACCCCTATTCTGAGTGTCAGAATGCTGCGCAAATTTACCGAAAGGTCACTTCG GGCACCAAACCTAATAGCTTTCACAAAGTGAAGATACCGGAGCTGAAGGAGATAATTGAAGGCTGTATACGTACTGATAAGAATGAAAG GTTCACCATCCAGGACCTCCTGGCCCATGCCTTTTTTCGAGAGGAGCGAGGAGTGCATGTGGAACTGGCAGAAGAGGACGATGGGGAGAAGCAGGGCCTGAAGTTGTGGTTGCGAATGGAGGATGCCAGGAGGGTTGGCCGTCCTCGGGACAACCAGGCCATTGAGTTTCTATTCCAATTGGGAAGGGATGCGGCTGAAGAGGTGGCACAGGAAATG GTGGCTCTGGGACTAGTCTGTGAAGCTGATTACCAACCAGTGGCTAGAGCTGTCAGAGAAAGGGTTGCTGCCATCCAGCGCAAAAGGGAGAAACTTCGGAGAGCGAGGGAGACAGAGCAGATTCCACCACCCCCAGGACCACCTCCAGTCATTGCCCCCACAGCTCCTGGGCCTGAAACTCCCTTCCTTCCTGAACCTGAGGAACCCGAGGCAGATCAGCACCAGCCATTCCTTTTCCGACATGCCAGCTATTCTTCTACCACCT CGGACTGTGAGACTGATGGTTACCTCAGCTCCTCTGGCTTCATTGAAAATTCAGACCCAGTGCTCCAGCCTCCTGGAAGGGAACCATCCAGCCCTGCTGATCCCCAGATCTCCTTGCCCTCG gcctttgccttgtccattcctcgaTCTGGTCCAGCTAGTGACTTCTCTCCTGGGGACAG tTACACTTCAGATGCAGCATCAGGGCTCAGTGACGTGGGAGAAGGGCCAGGAAGAATGAGGAGACCCCCTGGGAGAAGTCCTAAGCGCAGACCTCGATCCCGCTTACGTGTTACCAGT GTGTCGGACCAGAATGATCGAGTTGTTGAATGTCAGTTGCAAACACACAACAGCAAGATGGTGACCTTCCGATTCGACTTGGATGGAGACAGCCCTGAGGAGATCGCAGCTGCCATG GTATATAATGAGTTCATTCTACCATCTGAGCAGAATGGATTCCTGGGCCGGATTCGGGAAATTATTCAGCGAGTGGAGACCTTGCTAAGGAGAGAAGGAGGCCCTGTGGGGGCCTCTGGAGATGCTCCAGCACCCCAG GAGGAGCCCACGATACCGGCTCTCCCTGGCCCCCTCTCACTCCCAGTCAGTG AGACCAACAGTACCTCCCTGGAGCAGAGAAACTGGacatcttttccttcctcccctctgtctcctGGACTCCCCTTGTCACCAGGGTACCCCTTGTCTCCTGGGAACCCCTTTTCTCCAGGTCCTTCCTTTCCCATTGCAAATCCTCATTTACCTATCACTTCCTCCCCATATCCCCTCGCTTCCTCCCAGTTTCCTTCCAGCCCCTCCCAGTTCCCCATCACAACTTCCCAGCACCCAAGtgtccctcctttccccctcaaTTCTCTACCCCCGGTTTCCCCTAGTTCCCAGTTCCCCATCACATCCTCCCAATTTCCCCCAAGCCCCTCTACCTATCCCTCTACTTCTCTTCCTACATTCTCCCCTAATTCCTCCCCATCCCCGATCACATCCCCCCAGTACCCCCCAAGTACTTCTTCGTTTCTGCCCAGTTCCCCACCTCCATTTCCACCTAGTTGTTCCCAGTTCACACTCAgtacttcttcctttcctccaagtccatctcctcctcttcctccacccccTTCAACACCCCTCCTTTCCCTGGCTGGTGCCTTCTCTCTGGCTGTGATGACTGTGGCGCAGTCCTTGCTAACACCCCAACCTGAGCTCCTTCCTCGACCTCCAAGTCCTCCTGCCCCTCTGCCAAGTCCCCCAGCATCCCTTGTGCCAGGTGGCTTGGAGAGTTCTCCGACATCCAAAGCTGAAGAGGAAAATGGG GCCACCCTCAGTTCTCAGTCGCTCCTGGTTGAAACTAGGCTGTCACCCATCACAGAAG AAGGGAAGCCACAGCTTGTCGGGCGTTTCCAAGTGACTTCATCAAAAGAACCAGCTGAACCCCTTCTCCAAGAGCCACCAGCTCCACCTCCGGGCTCCCCAGAACCTTGTACCCCACTGCTGGCCCCTGAGAGTTCAGACACAGAGGACAGTGCTGGAGGAGGGCCAGAGACAGGGGAGGCTCTAGCTGAGAGCGATCGGGCAGCAGAGGGTCTGGGGCCAGGAGCTGAGGGGGAGGATGGGCAGGAGGAAAGGGAGTCCTGGATGGGCAGCAGCCCTCCTCCTCCAAGCCAGCCCAGCCCGGTGTGGTTGAACTACACATACAACAGCCTGTGTCTGAGCAGTGGGGACTCAGAGAGCAGCGGGGAGGATGAAGAGATATGGGCGGAGCTGCAGAATCTTCGACAGAA ACACCTATCTGAGGTGGAGACACTGCAGATGATgcagaagaaagagatagaggacCTATACAGCAGGCTGGGGAAGCAACCCCCACCAGGCATAGTGGCTCCTGCCACCATGCTTTCTAGCCGGCAGCGTCGCATCTCCAAGGGCAGTTTTCCTGCCTCTCGACGAAACAGCTTGCAACGCCTGGAACCTCCACCTCCTGGTAAGGTACTCCAGCTCCTATTCCTTCAACAAGCCCCCtcttccctggtttctttcaGGCCCCGAGTGCCCACCTTGGTTGGAGTGGCACGACCCCCTCCCCATCTTCTCTCCTGGTTCCTCTCACTCAGTATCCATCCTTTCCCCAGGCATTATGAGAAGGAACTCTTTAAGTGGCAGCAGCACTGGCTCTCAAGAACAGCGACCAAGCAAGGGGGTGACATTCGCTGGGGATTTTGGCAGGATG tGAGCCCAGAACTGAAGCAGTGTGGAACCAGGGGAGAGCTGTTGCCTTCAGGACCTGCTCCTTGA
- the WNK4 gene encoding serine/threonine-protein kinase WNK4 isoform X6 → MLAPPAPDPPVPMSQTEADLALRSPPPPSPAGAPRLGPAPRRMRRFSGKGELRPRSTRFSRRSSVDLGLLSTWSEPAPPLPDPPGPPDLSSPGSPKSLQPSSGEQAEGAPSGGLAGKPGDLERPELSGSGGGLGFGEMLQSPGGVAPERLREQEEKEDTETQAVATSPDGRYLKFDIEIGRGSFKTVYRGLDTDTTVEVAWCELQTRKLSRAERQRFSEEVEMLKGLQHPNIVRFYDSWKSVLKGQVCIVLVTELMTSGTLKTYLRRFREMKPRVLQRWSRQILRGLHFLHSRDPPILHRDLKCDNVFITGPTGSVKIGDLGLATLKRTSFAKSVIGTPEFMAPEMYEEKYDEAVDVYAFGMCMLEMATSEYPYSECQNAAQIYRKVTSGTKPNSFHKVKIPELKEIIEGCIRTDKNERFTIQDLLAHAFFREERGVHVELAEEDDGEKQGLKLWLRMEDARRVGRPRDNQAIEFLFQLGRDAAEEVAQEMVALGLVCEADYQPVARAVRERVAAIQRKREKLRRARETEQIPPPPGPPPVIAPTAPGPETPFLPEPEEPEADQHQPFLFRHASYSSTTSDCETDGYLSSSGFIENSDPVLQPPGREPSSPADPQISLPSAFALSIPRSGPASDFSPGDSYTSDAASGLSDVGEGPGRMRRPPGRSPKRRPRSRLRVTSVSDQNDRVVECQLQTHNSKMVTFRFDLDGDSPEEIAAAMVYNEFILPSEQNGFLGRIREIIQRVETLLRREGGPVGASGDAPAPQEEPTIPALPGPLSLPVSETNSTSLEQRNWTSFPSSPLSPGLPLSPGYPLSPGNPFSPGPSFPIANPHLPITSSPYPLASSQFPSSPSQFPITTSQHPSVPPFPLNSLPPVSPSSQFPITSSQFPPSPSTYPSTSLPTFSPNSSPSPITSPQYPPSTSSFLPSSPPPFPPSCSQFTLSTSSFPPSPSPPLPPPPSTPLLSLAGAFSLAVMTVAQSLLTPQPELLPRPPSPPAPLPSPPASLVPGGLESSPTSKAEEENGATLSSQSLLVETRLSPITEEGKPQLVGRFQVTSSKEPAEPLLQEPPAPPPGSPEPCTPLLAPESSDTEDSAGGGPETGEALAESDRAAEGLGPGAEGEDGQEERESWMGSSPPPPSQPSPVWLNYTYNSLCLSSGDSESSGEDEEIWAELQNLRQKHLSEVETLQMMQKKEIEDLYSRLGKQPPPGIVAPATMLSSRQRRISKGSFPASRRNSLQRLEPPPPGIMRRNSLSGSSTGSQEQRPSKGVTFAGDFGRM, encoded by the exons ATGCTGGCTCCCCCTGCTCCGGATCCCCCTGTTCCTATGTCTCAGACCGAGGCGGACCTGGCGCTGAGGTCTCCGCCGCCTCCCTCTCCTGCCGGGGCTCCTCGCCTCGGCCCGGCACCCCGGCGGATGCGTCGCTTCTCCGGAAAAGGGGAGCTCCGACCACGTTCCACGCGTTTCAGCCGCCGCAGTTCAGTGGACCTGGGGCTCCTGAGTACTTGGTCTGAGCCCGCCCCGCCCCTCCCTGATCCCCCGGGCCCTCCGGATTTAAGCAGCCCGGGTTCCCCCAAGTCCTTACAGCCTAGCTCCGGGGAGCAGGCGGAGGGCGCACCGAGCGGGGGTCTtgcagggaagccaggagatctAGAGCGTCCGGAACTCTCAGGGTCGGGGGGAGGCCTGGGTTTCGGGGAGATGCTGCAGAGCCCCGGTGGGGTGGCGCCGGAGAGGCTACGAGaacaggaggagaaggaagatacaGAGACGCAGGCTGTGGCCACGTCCCCGGACGGCCGCTATCTTAAGTTCGACATCGAGATCGGACGTGGCTCCTTTAAGACTGTCTATAGGGGTTTGGACACGGATACTACGGTGGAGGTCGCCTGGTGTGAACTGCAG ACTCGGAAACTGTCCCGGGCGGAGAGGCAGCGTTTCTCCGAGGAAGTGGAGATGTTGAAAGGGCTGCAGCACCCGAATATCGTCCGCTTCTACGACTCATGGAAATCTGTACTGAAGGGCCAGGTCTGCATCGTGCTAGTCACTGAACTTATGACTTCGGGCACTCTCAAGAC aTACCTGAGGCGATTCCGGGAAATGAAGCCTCGGGTTCTTCAGCGCTGGAGCCGACAGATCCTGCGTGGGCTGCACTTTTTGCACTCGCGGGACCCTCCTATCTTGCACCGGGACCTCAAGTGCGATAATGTCTTTATTACCGGTCCCACTGGCTCCGTCAAAATCGGGGACCTTGGCCTGGCCACACTGAAGCGCACCTCATTTGCCAAAAGCGTCATCG GGACCCCGGAATTCATGGCACCTGAGATGTACGAGGAGAAATACGATGAGGCAGTGGATGTGTATGCATTTGGCATGTGCATGTTGGAGATGGCCACTTCGGAGTACCCCTATTCTGAGTGTCAGAATGCTGCGCAAATTTACCGAAAGGTCACTTCG GGCACCAAACCTAATAGCTTTCACAAAGTGAAGATACCGGAGCTGAAGGAGATAATTGAAGGCTGTATACGTACTGATAAGAATGAAAG GTTCACCATCCAGGACCTCCTGGCCCATGCCTTTTTTCGAGAGGAGCGAGGAGTGCATGTGGAACTGGCAGAAGAGGACGATGGGGAGAAGCAGGGCCTGAAGTTGTGGTTGCGAATGGAGGATGCCAGGAGGGTTGGCCGTCCTCGGGACAACCAGGCCATTGAGTTTCTATTCCAATTGGGAAGGGATGCGGCTGAAGAGGTGGCACAGGAAATG GTGGCTCTGGGACTAGTCTGTGAAGCTGATTACCAACCAGTGGCTAGAGCTGTCAGAGAAAGGGTTGCTGCCATCCAGCGCAAAAGGGAGAAACTTCGGAGAGCGAGGGAGACAGAGCAGATTCCACCACCCCCAGGACCACCTCCAGTCATTGCCCCCACAGCTCCTGGGCCTGAAACTCCCTTCCTTCCTGAACCTGAGGAACCCGAGGCAGATCAGCACCAGCCATTCCTTTTCCGACATGCCAGCTATTCTTCTACCACCT CGGACTGTGAGACTGATGGTTACCTCAGCTCCTCTGGCTTCATTGAAAATTCAGACCCAGTGCTCCAGCCTCCTGGAAGGGAACCATCCAGCCCTGCTGATCCCCAGATCTCCTTGCCCTCG gcctttgccttgtccattcctcgaTCTGGTCCAGCTAGTGACTTCTCTCCTGGGGACAG tTACACTTCAGATGCAGCATCAGGGCTCAGTGACGTGGGAGAAGGGCCAGGAAGAATGAGGAGACCCCCTGGGAGAAGTCCTAAGCGCAGACCTCGATCCCGCTTACGTGTTACCAGT GTGTCGGACCAGAATGATCGAGTTGTTGAATGTCAGTTGCAAACACACAACAGCAAGATGGTGACCTTCCGATTCGACTTGGATGGAGACAGCCCTGAGGAGATCGCAGCTGCCATG GTATATAATGAGTTCATTCTACCATCTGAGCAGAATGGATTCCTGGGCCGGATTCGGGAAATTATTCAGCGAGTGGAGACCTTGCTAAGGAGAGAAGGAGGCCCTGTGGGGGCCTCTGGAGATGCTCCAGCACCCCAG GAGGAGCCCACGATACCGGCTCTCCCTGGCCCCCTCTCACTCCCAGTCAGTG AGACCAACAGTACCTCCCTGGAGCAGAGAAACTGGacatcttttccttcctcccctctgtctcctGGACTCCCCTTGTCACCAGGGTACCCCTTGTCTCCTGGGAACCCCTTTTCTCCAGGTCCTTCCTTTCCCATTGCAAATCCTCATTTACCTATCACTTCCTCCCCATATCCCCTCGCTTCCTCCCAGTTTCCTTCCAGCCCCTCCCAGTTCCCCATCACAACTTCCCAGCACCCAAGtgtccctcctttccccctcaaTTCTCTACCCCCGGTTTCCCCTAGTTCCCAGTTCCCCATCACATCCTCCCAATTTCCCCCAAGCCCCTCTACCTATCCCTCTACTTCTCTTCCTACATTCTCCCCTAATTCCTCCCCATCCCCGATCACATCCCCCCAGTACCCCCCAAGTACTTCTTCGTTTCTGCCCAGTTCCCCACCTCCATTTCCACCTAGTTGTTCCCAGTTCACACTCAgtacttcttcctttcctccaagtccatctcctcctcttcctccacccccTTCAACACCCCTCCTTTCCCTGGCTGGTGCCTTCTCTCTGGCTGTGATGACTGTGGCGCAGTCCTTGCTAACACCCCAACCTGAGCTCCTTCCTCGACCTCCAAGTCCTCCTGCCCCTCTGCCAAGTCCCCCAGCATCCCTTGTGCCAGGTGGCTTGGAGAGTTCTCCGACATCCAAAGCTGAAGAGGAAAATGGG GCCACCCTCAGTTCTCAGTCGCTCCTGGTTGAAACTAGGCTGTCACCCATCACAGAAG AAGGGAAGCCACAGCTTGTCGGGCGTTTCCAAGTGACTTCATCAAAAGAACCAGCTGAACCCCTTCTCCAAGAGCCACCAGCTCCACCTCCGGGCTCCCCAGAACCTTGTACCCCACTGCTGGCCCCTGAGAGTTCAGACACAGAGGACAGTGCTGGAGGAGGGCCAGAGACAGGGGAGGCTCTAGCTGAGAGCGATCGGGCAGCAGAGGGTCTGGGGCCAGGAGCTGAGGGGGAGGATGGGCAGGAGGAAAGGGAGTCCTGGATGGGCAGCAGCCCTCCTCCTCCAAGCCAGCCCAGCCCGGTGTGGTTGAACTACACATACAACAGCCTGTGTCTGAGCAGTGGGGACTCAGAGAGCAGCGGGGAGGATGAAGAGATATGGGCGGAGCTGCAGAATCTTCGACAGAA ACACCTATCTGAGGTGGAGACACTGCAGATGATgcagaagaaagagatagaggacCTATACAGCAGGCTGGGGAAGCAACCCCCACCAGGCATAGTGGCTCCTGCCACCATGCTTTCTAGCCGGCAGCGTCGCATCTCCAAGGGCAGTTTTCCTGCCTCTCGACGAAACAGCTTGCAACGCCTGGAACCTCCACCTCCTG GCATTATGAGAAGGAACTCTTTAAGTGGCAGCAGCACTGGCTCTCAAGAACAGCGACCAAGCAAGGGGGTGACATTCGCTGGGGATTTTGGCAGGATG tGA